ttctcccCCTGCATCTAAACCCAACCATTGAAACTTATGTCGATTTACCAACTTAGGtgtgttgtgatgaaataaataatagcttgttTTAACAGGttcgttttaatttttgtcaattttattgccgagttgtaatttttgtaaattaatgtGTATAAATTTGTATCTCCGTacatagataattgataatgaatatttaagaaAAGTTTGAAAGTAAGTTGGATAATCTTGagctaaaccaatattttttaaaatttatttacttaacGTGCAtggttaattaatacatgttgtcattattattttatagaggttcgatagaagtcatgaaTGATTGCTCATGGTTatatcgagattcaccccaaggtaTACCTAAGACCCGGGATTTGGATTTTGCCTCTCAACTATCAAgttttatagtaataattataacTTTCAATCCAACCATTAGATCATGATAAAACATTACACAAAGTTTTCTAGAATATTGTTCCACTTAGGGTTAAGGTTTCAAATCAATCGGAGTTTAATAAAGCATAATAGTATAGCTCATAAGTTGTTGTACgagttttattatttgattcatTTTAACTTGTGGACTTCTTATttgtcatgaattttttttctagtgacACAAGGATATTTAGCAACAATAAGGGCATCAAATGCTAGATTTTCTAAAGCTATGGAGTCTTCATATGACCAAACATAAGGTTGATAGCCTTTTTTTCAAGTACATTTACGACTGCATGCTTGATTTGAGttttgagttttgttattttatttgttaaaaaacttaatttattgtatttgtggTCTTATATTCAGACCATTAAGTTTAAAGTCTTTGGTACACTATATATACCATTTTGAAAATAAGTTTAAGGGTTGTAGACTTTGTTATATGAATTGTATATGTGTTTGAGAGGATTGTCACACTTAGGTTCttgaataaactaaaaattGACTTTTTAGAGAATAATTATCTTCGTGATGTAATCTCTTATGCTTCTCATTCAtgatttgttataatttttaggtGAGGGTTTTATTTCAAAAGTCTTGTTGTCTTAGTTCGAGTAATTGTTGTGTCGAGTTTCTATTCTTAAAACTTGACTTTTAGCTTTCCTTGCTTAGTGTCAATTTATGTTATGGGTTATATGGTTGTATGATCATGAGGTTTGAATTAAAGTTTAGCTCTAAAAATCAGATTatatcctttcaattttttttctttagtttgtTTCTatctatgtttttgtttttagacaatttgttttgttttgttttgggttcTTTATTGTCATTTATGTTCAGATTAGTGTTTTTTAGGatatgtgatatatatatatatataaaaaaagaggttttGGTTGATTccatattttgttatatttttctatatgaaGTCTAGAAAGAACGCTAATGTTGTTACAATTGGAACAAACAACTAAGAGTTCTTGCTTAAGAATGCAATCCCATGCATTTGGGGATTTGAAGCAagaatttgacaagttaatagAATTATTCAATAATTGACAAGCTTTAGAAAGAGAGGAGCaataacaccaaaaaaataaaagacaaaagagAAAGACTGCTACTTTCATGTAGTGTTGTTGGAGGTGActgttggcaagaaaagagtTCTGAAGGCTTCAAAAAGAGGCATATAAAACATATATCATCTTTTTTGGTGATTCGAGGttgaatcatcttgaagagagagggaatgatatgCATCTGGCCAACGATAAAATGATCGTATTTGGATTCCACCGTAATGCTTCCAACTATCTAGTTTTACAGCAACAATCATAACTCTTAATCTTATTGTTAGATTAGGTTGAGAATTTACCCAGAGTTTTCTagaatgttttttcattttaggttaaagtttcagatcaattgGATATAAATAAGGCATCTTGAAAAAGGTCAAAAGATGTTGTACAGGTTTTGTTATCTGATTTCTTTTTACATGTGGACTTCTtatttgtcatgttttttttttttttttccagagacACAAGGATATTCAAGAGCAATAGGGCAACAAATACTAGATTCCTTGAGTTGTAAAGTCTTCATAGGGTCAAACACAAGACTGAAAGCCTTCCTTCTCAAAGACACTTCCTTTTCAAGAATACTTCCAGCTACATACTTCCATTGAGTTTtgggttttgttattttatttgttaaaaacttaatttattggatttttttatcttatgttCAAACCATTAAGTTTTAGGACTTTGGTACAaactttattatataaattatgtttgtttggGAGGACTCTCACATTTAGGTTcttgaataaattgaaaattgacttatcaaataataattatttttatggcaTCATTTCTTATACTTCTCATCGGTGATTTATTATAATCATTGGATGAGTGTTTTATTCATATAATCTTGGTGTCTCAGTTAAGGTAATTGTTATGTCTAGCTTCTATCCTCAATCTTTTTTATGGGTTACATGATTGCGTGATAATGGTTCACATCACTACCAAAATTCCTTTCTTTACTTATCAATCAATATTTAAAGTTAGAAGGTAAAGGTCGGCTAATACACTCATATCCCATGGACGTAACTACGTACAAAATTTATGTCTTGTGACAATAATTAATAAGCCTCCTGTGACGTACTTTTGAAATCTGATGTATATAGGACCTAAAGTTAGAAGTTAAGgcatatcataaattttttcaatcgAAGGTGAAGCTCAAGAATACAAAGCTATGGAGttcaaggaggaggaggaggaagaggtaACAGAGCCAGTGAGCCCAACTGGACAGTACTTCAACAGCTCAGTCCTTTCTATATGTATTCTTGCTGTTTTGGAATCAGAAGTTCCAATTGATGACTCACTTACCATGACATTGCTCAAGGATGTGTTCCTTCCAATAAATCCTCGTTTCTCTTCTATCATGGTATTTATAGCTCTCTGTCCCAAAATCTTACTCTCTTCACAAATTTGTGGAATCCTGGTTTCCTAGCAATCGACATTTTAGTGAGAACATTGCTGGACTATCTGCTTCTTTGCCTTTTTTGTcaagtttctttcttcttggtcTTAGATCTTGGAAAAGTAAGTGTTATTCTTGTTAGTTTTTTCGTTTGTGGAAAAACGTTGCTATCCAAACTACTTTCCTGTCTTCATTTCCCTGACAATTTTAGCTGTTATATTGAAATGGAAACTCAATATAGAAAAAATGATTTCTATCTTCTTCCATTTTCACAACACAAGCTTTGCTTTCTTTAAGAAATTTGTCTCTTTCGGTAATTTGcaagattaataaatttaactttTCTGGAAAACAGgttaatgataaaaatgatttctctcttcttccatTTTCACAACACAAGCTTTACTTTCATTAAGAAATTTGTCTCTTTCAGAAACTTGcaagattaataaatttaactttttctGGAAAACAGGTTGATGATAAAAATGGTGTAAAACAATGGAAGAGAGTTGAGGTGCAGCTCCAAAACCATGTCAACATTCCAATCTTTCCAATTGGATTGTCAACAACTTCTTATGACAGCTACTTCAATGACTATATATCAAGAATAGCACGGAAGCAATTTCCACAAAGCCAGCCTTTATGGGAAATTCATCTTGTGAAATATCCCACCAGCAAAGCATCTGGAAATATCATTTTCAAGCTTCACCATGCTCTTGGAGATGGCTTTTCTCTCATGGGAGCTCTTCTTTCTTGTCTGCAAAGAGCCGATaatccttctctttctttaacATTTCCTTCACTTCAATTTCCTTCAAATCCAGACTGCAGCTTTAGTAAGTTGAATATCAATGTACCGAAATGTATTAGTTCGATCTTTAACACTATTTCTGATTTCGGATGGAGCCTTCTGAAGAGTAGCTTTGTTGAAGATTCTCGCTCACCTATACGATCTGGGGATGAAGAAGTCCAATTTAAGCCAATTGTGATTTCAACAATCACATTCTCACTCGATCACATCAAACAAATTAAGTCCAGACTTGGAGTGGTAAGTTGAACCAATGTCTCTTTCCTTACacaattcttgatttatttaattgcaaaataaatggaaaaaaaatcataaacaataactaagaataaaattagaaaaatccagtgatatttatttaatcttgcaAGACATCATTTTTACTAGTTAGTCTAGTTGTATTCAAAGACTCAAGGTCTGAttttggtaagaaaaaaattgggaCAAAAAGATCGAACATTAGCCACATAGAATGAGATCTTGGAAAGCAGATTTGGTTGCATAATGTTCTTGGTGCCTCCTGTATGAATTGTCACTAGAATTTCGCTAGTTAGTCTAGTTGTCAACTTGGTAGCTGTCATGGATTTCAATAACAATTTCAAGAACAAGAAGTCAGAAATATGTTGCAGAAGCTGTGTGttaacattcaatttttttttttcttttcgacAGACGATAAACGATGTGATTACTGGCATAATTTTCTACGGAA
This DNA window, taken from Populus alba chromosome 17, ASM523922v2, whole genome shotgun sequence, encodes the following:
- the LOC118060423 gene encoding wax ester synthase/diacylglycerol acyltransferase 4, producing MEFKEEEEEEVTEPVSPTGQYFNSSVLSICILAVLESEVPIDDSLTMTLLKDVFLPINPRFSSIMVDDKNGVKQWKRVEVQLQNHVNIPIFPIGLSTTSYDSYFNDYISRIARKQFPQSQPLWEIHLVKYPTSKASGNIIFKLHHALGDGFSLMGALLSCLQRADNPSLSLTFPSLQFPSNPDCSFSKLNINVPKCISSIFNTISDFGWSLLKSSFVEDSRSPIRSGDEEVQFKPIVISTITFSLDHIKQIKSRLGVTINDVITGIIFYGTRLYMQNVDYKSTNARSTALVLLNTRVISGYRSVKEMVKPDAESPWGNQFGFLHVSVPELTDSRFSKPLECVTIAREIIQRKRSSLAVNLTGRLLEVLRKFRGPEATAKYIKQTLFNSSMTISNIIGPVDKMALANHPIKGFYFMVAGVPQSLTITMVSYAGKLRVAVGTEKGFMDSQKFKSCLETAFEMISKSSCEIPSGII